The segment TGAAATGTTGACTCTGAGTTCGCTCGCGAGTTTGCAGCGGGCGAAGGCGGGGTAGGGGTTTCAATTCATATTCTCTCTGATCGATTCCTTTCCCCCTTGCGGGGAAAGGTTAGGATAGGGGGTATGGATTTAATTAGATCGCGGGCGCGCGCCCTTCGAAAAAATCCTACGGAAGCTGAAAAGCTTTTTTGGCGAATCATAGGAGCCTGCATTCATTATGAACCTCACCTCGAACCTCATCGAAGTCGAAGATAATTGGGAAGCGGTCAATGATTGGTTTTGCAATGAGAAGCTGAGCGACGGGTTGCCGATCGTGCCACCGACGGTGGCGCGGGTTGAAAGGATGCTCTGCGCGACCACGCGGGATCCGGCGGAGGTGGTTGGGCCGATCCCACCCAAGTGGGCGCCTTGTTCGATCGAGAAGATCGCGGTCAATGCGGTGATGGCCGGCTGTTTGCCGGAATATTTACCGGTGATCATCGCGGCGGTGGAAGCGATCTTAGAGCCGCGTTTCAATCTTTACGGTGTGCAGGCCACCACCGGCTACGTCGGACCGGCGCTTTTGCTCAACGGGCCGATTCGCACAGCGTTGAATGTCAATTGCGACTCCGGGGTGTTCGGTCCTGGCTTTCGTTCCAACGCGACCATCGGCCGGGCGATTCGTTTGATCCTGATCACCGTCGGTGGCGGTTATCCTGGTGATACCGATCGCTCGACATTTGGCTGGCCGGGAAAATATACCATGTGCTTCGGCGAGAATCAGGAAAAGAGCCCGTGGGAGCCATACCACGTCGAGTTCGGTTTCAAGCCGGAGGAGAGCACGGTCACTGTCTTTGGCATCAATGGCTTTCTGCCGATCCACACGGCTGGCAATCGCGGCGAGCAGGCGCTTTCATCCTTGGCCGAAGTCATCAAGATGCATCACGGCGTGAGTCATCTCGACGTCGGCAGTTTCGGCGGCGGCACGCCGTTGATCGCGTTGGGCATCGAAGACGCCGAGATCATGGCTCGGGACGGGATCACCAAGAAGCAGGTGAAAGATTATCTGTGGGAACATGCGTCGCTCAAGTTCGAAGAAATTCCAGCGCGACGCAAAGGGCATAAGAACGACGAAGAACTGCGGCGCGAGTCGATCAACATGACGCCGGACGGTGTCGTTCATCTTTCCACCAAAGCCGAAGACATCATGGTGATCGTCATCGGTGGCAAGCATCGTCATTCGGTCTTCTTGCCCATGTGGACTGGGCGCAATACTTTGTGCGCGATCAAAGGGATTAAGACGTAAGGGGTTAGGGGTGAAGGGTAAGGGGTTACGACGGACACTGCTCGCGCTGTCCTTGGTTTCGATGCCATGGGCGTTCGTTAATTCGACACCTGCGCAGGAAAAAGTGCGCTTTCCCATCGGCGCGTCGTCGAAGACTTTTAGTTACGGGCCGCTTTGGTTGGCGCAGAAGCTGGGCTACTTCGAGCGTGAGGGGTTGGATGTCCAGATCGTCGTCATGCGCGGCACGCCGATCACACTCCAGGCTTTGGCCACCGAGTCGATTTACATCGCTAATGCTGGCACGGACGGAGTGATGGGTGCGGTCGATAAGGGGCTCGACTTGGCGATGATCGGCAGCTTGCTCAACAACTTGAGCATGAGTTTGGTTGCGGCGAAGCCTTACAAAACTTTCGACGATCTGCGCGGCAAGACCATCGGTTCGCAGACGATTACGACCGGAACCGGCTTTGCCATGAGGCTGGTGCTGCGCGCCCATGGGCTGGAATATCCGCGCGACTATCAGATTCTCAACATTGGTGGCGTGACCGATCGTTATGTCGCATTGCAATCCGGGCAGATCGCCGCGACGCCGTTGAGCGTGCCCCTCGATAATGACGCCAAGCAGAAGGGCTTCAACGTCATCGGTTATTTCGTCGACGACTTGCCGACCTATTTTCTCAATCCCTATATCGTCAAACGTGCCTGGGCCGAAAAGAACCGGCCGTTGGCGGTACGCTACATGAAGGCGATCGCACAAACCCATCGCTGGCTATTCGACAACCGCGACGCGGCTTGCGGCTATCTGTCGAAGGAAATGTCGATGAGCGTCGAGAACTGCCGCTTGGCTTGGGAATACAGCGTCAAAAATCGGGTGTGGGATCGTAACGCCGAATTGAACCTGGAAGGCGTGCGCACCATGATCAAGATCGTCGCCGAGATCGCTGGGCAGAAAGAGCCGCTGGCGCAACCGGCGAAATATATCGATCAGAGTTATTTGAAGCAGGCGTTGGGGGAAATCGGGAAGAGGTAAGGGGTTTCGGATGAAGATGCGATTCTTGGCCAGTTGCTTACTGATCTGGGGTTTAGTTGCGGCAAGCGTAGATGCTCAGGAAAAGTTTCGTTTTCCCATCGGCGAGTCTTCTAAAACTCTCAGCTATGGACCGCTTTGGGTGGCGGCCAAGATGGGGTTTTTCGATAAGGAAGGTTTGGACGTCCCCATCGTCACCATGCGCGGTTCGCCGTTGACGATTCAGGCGCTGACGGCGGATTCGATTTATGTAGCCAATGCCACGGTGGACACCTTGATCAGCGCGCACGAGAAGGGCGCGGACATTACCATGATCGGCGGCTTGATCAACGGTCTGGGCTTGAGCATGATCGGCGGCAAGCAATATAAAACCTACGCCGATCTGCGCGGCACAACCATCGGCACGCAGACATTGACCTCGGGAACCGGCTTTGCCCTACGTTTGGTGCTCAAAGCGCACGGCATGGAATATCCGCGCGACTA is part of the Deltaproteobacteria bacterium genome and harbors:
- a CDS encoding ABC transporter substrate-binding protein; this translates as MPWAFVNSTPAQEKVRFPIGASSKTFSYGPLWLAQKLGYFEREGLDVQIVVMRGTPITLQALATESIYIANAGTDGVMGAVDKGLDLAMIGSLLNNLSMSLVAAKPYKTFDDLRGKTIGSQTITTGTGFAMRLVLRAHGLEYPRDYQILNIGGVTDRYVALQSGQIAATPLSVPLDNDAKQKGFNVIGYFVDDLPTYFLNPYIVKRAWAEKNRPLAVRYMKAIAQTHRWLFDNRDAACGYLSKEMSMSVENCRLAWEYSVKNRVWDRNAELNLEGVRTMIKIVAEIAGQKEPLAQPAKYIDQSYLKQALGEIGKR